A genomic stretch from Zeimonas sediminis includes:
- a CDS encoding acyl-CoA dehydrogenase family protein: MYDMIEDSLGRMLDDAAQGAARELVHALDEAGMLDLLVAADGEQPLAWPDAARLFMLLGAKAPGAPVADAILARALAAGRVEDLPAFAVLACGAATGLSLEASGPQARVTGTLAGVPWGEQADAAIAAISPEKLVLLARPAPASVSARAFGAEPRADWAFSGAAPLAVLDCPAGLDAALLGSAARAAQIAGAMRAARELTVRYANDRAQFGKPIGRQQAVQHRIAVMAEQSAMVGAAAMLAWAGDGPPSSLERVAVAKGLASEYAGEVAAAAHAVHGAIGFTEEYELQRLTRRMWQWRSEHGGAAACFDAIGEKVLAEPKGSVWDRVVELTR; this comes from the coding sequence ATGTACGACATGATCGAGGACAGCCTGGGTCGGATGCTGGACGATGCGGCGCAGGGGGCTGCGCGCGAGCTGGTCCACGCGCTGGACGAAGCCGGCATGCTCGACCTGCTGGTGGCCGCCGACGGCGAGCAGCCGCTGGCCTGGCCCGACGCGGCGCGGCTCTTCATGCTGCTGGGCGCGAAGGCGCCGGGCGCGCCGGTGGCCGACGCGATCCTGGCGCGGGCGCTGGCGGCGGGGCGGGTCGAGGACCTGCCGGCGTTCGCGGTGCTGGCCTGCGGGGCCGCGACGGGCCTGTCGCTCGAGGCTTCCGGCCCGCAGGCCCGCGTCACCGGCACGCTCGCCGGCGTGCCCTGGGGCGAGCAGGCGGATGCCGCGATCGCGGCGATCTCCCCGGAGAAGCTGGTCCTGCTGGCGCGCCCTGCCCCGGCGTCGGTCTCGGCCCGCGCCTTCGGCGCCGAGCCGCGCGCCGACTGGGCCTTCTCGGGCGCGGCGCCGCTGGCAGTGCTCGACTGCCCTGCCGGGCTGGACGCTGCGCTGCTCGGCTCGGCCGCGCGCGCCGCGCAGATCGCCGGCGCGATGCGCGCCGCGCGCGAGCTGACCGTGCGCTACGCCAACGACCGGGCGCAGTTCGGCAAGCCGATCGGCCGCCAGCAGGCGGTGCAGCACCGGATCGCGGTGATGGCCGAGCAGTCGGCGATGGTGGGCGCGGCGGCGATGCTCGCCTGGGCCGGCGACGGCCCGCCTTCGTCGCTCGAGCGGGTCGCGGTCGCCAAGGGCCTGGCCAGCGAGTACGCCGGCGAGGTGGCGGCGGCCGCGCACGCGGTGCACGGCGCGATCGGCTTCACCGAGGAGTACGAGCTGCAGCGGCTCACGCGCCGGATGTGGCAGTGGCGCAGCGAGCACGGCGGCGCTGCGGCCTGCTTCGACGCGATCGGCGAGAAGGTGCTGGCCGAGCCGAAGGGCAGCGTCTGGGACCGGGTGGTCGAGCTCACCCGTTGA
- a CDS encoding type II toxin-antitoxin system VapC family toxin has translation MIGRQEGPARIRAAELSSAHVFAVDASVTLAWLFEDEATPFTESVLDRLVYAQVWVPALWTLECVNVLAGAQRRGRIDASTRTALLERALALPLLIDREPVGMRAIDALSSEFELTAYDAAYLELAMRRGLALATLDRDLIRAAGRAGVPVETAR, from the coding sequence ATGATCGGCCGCCAGGAAGGCCCGGCGCGCATTCGTGCCGCGGAGCTTTCCTCGGCCCATGTCTTCGCGGTCGACGCGTCGGTGACGCTCGCCTGGCTCTTCGAGGACGAGGCCACGCCTTTCACCGAGTCGGTCCTCGATCGCCTCGTGTACGCGCAGGTCTGGGTGCCGGCCCTCTGGACGCTCGAGTGCGTGAACGTGCTGGCCGGCGCGCAGCGGCGAGGCCGCATCGACGCATCGACGCGCACGGCGCTGCTCGAACGAGCGCTCGCGCTGCCGCTGCTGATCGACCGCGAGCCGGTCGGCATGCGGGCCATCGACGCACTGTCGAGCGAGTTCGAGCTGACCGCCTACGACGCGGCCTATCTCGAGCTCGCAATGCGACGCGGCCTGGCGCTTGCCACGCTGGATCGAGACCTGATCCGCGCGGCCGGGCGCGCCGGCGTGCCGGTCGAAACGGCCCGCTAG
- a CDS encoding type II toxin-antitoxin system Phd/YefM family antitoxin, with translation MTTTIGVLEAKNRLSELIDRVARGESITITRHGKPVARLLPPEPGSDAARARAAIEALREARRGVVLGESTIAELRAEGRR, from the coding sequence ATGACCACGACGATAGGCGTGCTCGAGGCCAAGAACCGTCTCTCCGAGTTGATCGATCGTGTCGCGCGGGGCGAGTCGATCACCATCACCCGCCACGGAAAGCCGGTCGCGCGACTCCTGCCGCCCGAGCCCGGAAGCGATGCGGCCCGTGCCCGCGCGGCGATCGAGGCTTTGCGCGAGGCCAGGCGCGGTGTCGTGCTCGGGGAGTCCACGATCGCGGAGTTGCGCGCCGAGGGGCGGCGATGA
- a CDS encoding FitA-like ribbon-helix-helix domain-containing protein, with protein MPSLQIRDMPDDVYQALAFRAERARRSLAQQAIVELREAMGIAGGRQRVLDRVRGRLAGRGPRDLRPEPEALVRADRER; from the coding sequence ATGCCCTCCCTGCAGATCCGGGACATGCCCGACGACGTCTACCAGGCGCTCGCCTTCCGGGCCGAACGCGCGCGCCGCAGCCTGGCGCAACAGGCCATCGTCGAGCTTCGGGAGGCGATGGGCATCGCCGGCGGCAGGCAGCGCGTGCTCGACCGGGTGCGCGGGCGCCTCGCAGGCCGCGGCCCTCGCGATCTGCGACCAGAACCCGAGGCCCTGGTTCGCGCCGACCGCGAGCGCTGA
- a CDS encoding type II toxin-antitoxin system VapC family toxin, with protein MRLVLDASAAIHVVMGTPEAPRLVERLETASLVLAPSLFHAEVANALWKYLPARKLDRNELFERYEEAIGLLDAVEPDASLATEALAAAAHHAHPVYDLLYLVTALRHGCRLLTVDSRLAALARKVDPDLLA; from the coding sequence ATGCGCCTGGTGCTCGACGCCTCGGCGGCGATCCATGTGGTGATGGGCACGCCAGAGGCGCCGCGCCTGGTCGAGCGGCTCGAGACGGCAAGCCTGGTGCTTGCGCCCTCGCTGTTCCATGCGGAGGTGGCCAACGCGCTGTGGAAGTACCTGCCCGCCCGCAAACTGGATCGCAACGAGCTGTTCGAGCGCTACGAGGAGGCGATCGGCCTGCTCGACGCCGTCGAGCCCGACGCCTCGCTGGCCACCGAGGCGCTCGCCGCCGCCGCGCATCACGCGCACCCGGTCTACGACCTGCTCTACCTGGTCACCGCGCTGCGACACGGCTGCCGTCTGCTGACCGTGGACAGCCGGCTCGCCGCACTGGCGCGAAAGGTCGATCCGGATCTGCTGGCCTGA
- a CDS encoding ABC transporter ATP-binding protein, protein MSANPANPLGARGPAAPIVELQGVRKSYGVGTAVATEVLHGIDLRLQEGEFVALIGPSGSGKSTLLNLIGLLERPTAGRIAIAGRAIDGLDEAGITELRGSTIGFVFQFHHLLPGFSALENVMMPAIIERGVPDDQAEATARELLARVGLAGAEGKKPGQLSGGMQQRVAIARALSLSPRLILADEPTGNLDTKSADDVFALLEEFNRDTRAACLIVTHDPRLAARCQRRIEIVDGRIVDGERSD, encoded by the coding sequence CTCTCGGGGCACGCGGGCCGGCGGCGCCGATCGTCGAGCTGCAGGGCGTGCGCAAGTCCTACGGCGTGGGCACCGCGGTGGCCACCGAGGTGCTGCACGGCATCGACCTGCGCCTGCAAGAGGGCGAGTTCGTCGCGCTGATCGGCCCCTCTGGCTCGGGCAAGAGCACGCTGCTCAACCTGATCGGCCTGCTCGAGCGGCCCACCGCCGGCCGGATCGCGATCGCCGGCCGCGCGATCGACGGGCTGGACGAGGCAGGCATCACCGAGCTGCGCGGCAGCACGATCGGCTTCGTCTTCCAGTTCCACCATTTGCTGCCGGGCTTCAGCGCGCTGGAGAACGTGATGATGCCGGCGATCATCGAGCGCGGCGTGCCCGACGACCAGGCCGAGGCCACCGCCCGCGAGCTGCTCGCGCGAGTGGGGCTCGCCGGCGCCGAGGGCAAGAAGCCGGGCCAGCTCTCGGGCGGCATGCAGCAGCGGGTGGCGATCGCGCGGGCGCTGTCGCTGTCGCCCCGGCTGATCCTGGCCGACGAGCCGACCGGCAACCTGGACACGAAGAGCGCCGACGACGTGTTCGCGCTGCTCGAGGAATTCAACCGCGACACCCGCGCGGCCTGCCTGATCGTGACCCACGATCCGCGGCTCGCTGCCCGCTGCCAGAGGCGGATCGAGATCGTGGACGGGCGGATCGTGGACGGGGAGCGGTCGGACTAG